In one window of Solanum pennellii chromosome 2, SPENNV200 DNA:
- the LOC107009616 gene encoding proline-rich receptor-like protein kinase PERK4: MDSSPGTASSNDTDSKGTPSSNGTPPSSSSSDSPSSSSSSSSPSPKNESPPSSSPPPQSPPPSSNASPPPKNDSPPPSSPPPSSPGSNSSPSKDNNNNNNNDNDNNNNNNNNNNNNNNTDNQSPNPSSNTPSQSPPPSSTSNNPSTPSSPKNPPSFLLFSPPPPVLTPAPPHAHLSPPPRSGSNEPSPANDDSSSTVGIVAGIAVGGIAIVALIILCVWCSRRKKKQRYYMAPGPKGGDPYYNNNNQWNRRQSMDHVMKVPQSEMGTQSGWAGATPHQQGANSSGEFGSGYSGQAVPLPPQSPNMGLGGFSQSQFTYEELAKATDGFSQANLLGQGGFGYVHKGVLNDGRVVAIKSLKAGSGQGEREFQAEVEIISRVHHRHLVSLVGYCIANGQRMLVYEYVDNKTLEFHLHGKGQPVMDWETRLKIALGSAKGLAYLHEDCQHRIIHRDIKAANILLDLNYEALVADFGLAKLTSDNNTHVSTRVMGTFGYLAPEYASSGKLTEKSDVFSYGVMLLELITAKKPVDPSNMMEDSLVDWARPLLTRALEEEKYDGLVDARLEGNYDTDELHRMIGCAASSIRHSAKRRPKMSQIVRALEGNSSLEDLNDNPKPSKVPSFAGAPTQSYDTGMYNADMMKFRKMIMPTQEFSSSPSE, from the exons ATGGATTCATCTCCTGGAACTGCTTCCTCCAATGATACTGATTCTAAAGGAACCCCTTCTTCAAATGGAACTCCgccttcatcttcatcttcagaTTCTCCTTCCTCTTCGTCTTCGTCTTCATCTCCATCACCAAAAAATGAATCTCCACCTTCATCATCACCGCCACCTCAATCTCCTCCTCCGTCTTCTAATGCATCACCACCTCCAAAAAATGATTCTCCTCCGCCTTCTTCACCACCACCATCCTCTCCTGGTTCTAATTCATCACCATCAAAagataacaataacaataacaataacgataacgataataataacaataataataataataacaacaacaataataatactGATAATCAATCCCCAAATCCTTCGTCTAATACACCATCACAATCACCACCACCATCATCAACGTCCAATAATCCATCAACCCCAAGTAGTCCTAAAAATCCTCCATCATTTCTGTTATTTTCCCCACCACCGCCTGTTCTCACGCCTGCACCTCCTCATGCACATTTGTCTCCTCCTCCGCGCTCAGGATCTAATGAACCATCGCCTGCAAACGATGATTCCTCAAGTACTGTTGGTATAGTAGCTGGAATTGCTGTCGGAGGCATAGCCATAGTCGCGTTGATCATTCTATGTGTGTGGTGTAGTAGAAGGAAGAAGAAACAGAGATACTATATGGCTCCTGGACCTAAAG GTGGTGATCCATACTACAATAACAACAATCAATGGAATAGACGTCAGTCGATGGATCATGTAATGAAGGTACCACAAAGTGAAATGGGGACTCAGAGTGGTTGGGCTGGAGCTACTCCACATCAGCAGGGAGCAAATTCAAGCGGCGAATTTGGATCAGGTTATTCAGGCCAAGCAGTGCCATTGCCTCCTCAATCACCTAATATGGGACTTGGTGGTTTCTCCCAGAGCCAATTCACTTATGAGGAGCTAGCTAAGGCCACAGATGGATTCTCTCAGGCCAATCTGTTAGGACAAGGTGGTTTCGGATACGTGCATAAAGGTGTTTTGAATGATGGAAGAGTGGTTGCTATCAAGAGTTTGAAAGCAGGAAGTGGACAAGGAGAACGAGAATTTCAAGCTGAAGTTGAGATCATTAGCAGAGTTCATCATCGTCATCTTGTGTCCCTCGTTGGATATTGCATTGCTAATGGACAACGCATGTTGGTCTATGAATATGTTGACAACAAAACCTTGGAGTTTCACCTTCATG GAAAAGGTCAACCTGTCATGGATTGGGAGACAAGACTTAAAATTGCTTTGGGATCAGCTAAAGGACTTGCTTATCTCCATGAAGATT GCCAACATCGAATTATCCACCGCGACATCAAGGCTGCAAATATTCTACTTGACCTCAATTATGAAGCCTTG GTGGCAGATTTTGGATTGGCTAAGCTTACTTCGGATAACAACACTCATGTATCAACTCGTGTTATGGGAACATTCGG GTACTTAGCTCCTGAATATGCATCAAGTGGCAAACTAACAGAGAAGTCCGATGTGTtttcatatggagtcatgctgttgGAACTCATAACCGCGAAAAAACCAGTTGATCCTAGCAATATGATGGAGGACAGTTTAGTAGATTGG GCTAGGCCCCTTCTTACAAGAGCACTTGAAGAGGAAAAATATGATGGATTGGTAGACGCACGTCTTGAAGGGAACTATGATACAGATGAGCTACATCGCATGATAGGTTGTGCTGCATCTAGCATTCGCCATTCTGCTAAAAGACGTCCCAAAATGAGTCAG ATTGTACGTGCATTGGAAGGCAATTCATCGTTGGAGGACTTGAACGATAATCCAAAACCAAGCAAGGTTCCTAGCTTCGCGGGGGCACCCACTCAGAGCTATGATACTGGTATGTATAATGCTGACATGATGAAGTTCAGGAAAATGATTATGCCAACACAAGAATTTAGCAGCAGTCCAAGTGAGTAA
- the LOC107009250 gene encoding F-box protein At5g07610-like, which yields MEFSRADYMNDDSDYNSPYIFKGSSSATTSQRRSIQRIAGYDFKTEACQKVDEFPAHIIREGDKKIKDVVKEHVLPFLPAKSLMKFKAVSKDWDKWIASPLLIHQQSFSCQSFSGYIYQNMSEWDMNTMFLSLDPSTIGVPSPALDFLPEVVKILSSCSGLLLCQGSEKYYVCNPATQDWKTLPPPRYYHGDEPAIVLAFEPSLRNIEAYYHVICAFPMLDQPIIGFEIYSSESNTWSCSSAYCSDLENSCLVGGSLFMKGVAYFETKSNEVLAFDVKEEIPAIMSLPAQVGRHGSLTQMDGELSYVTAFNECENVFLIDIYQGMEMSLKRSVSINLGPERGLTYACKVLPCVNSDAVAIQVREHIYLYHIREQKVESIASPNAIGPAKRFLPYINSLANATFS from the exons ATGGAATTCTCTCGAGCAGACTACATGAATGATGACTCTGACTATAATTCTCCCTATATCTTCAAGGGATCTTCCTCAGCAACTACATCTCAGAGGCGCAGTATTCAGCGG ATTGCAGGATATGACTTTAAGACTGAGGCTTGTCAGAAGGTAGATGAATTTCCTGCACACATCATAAGAGAAGGGGATAAGAAGATAAAAGATGTTGTGAAGGAGCATGTACTCCCTTTCCTTCCTGCTAAGTCGCTTATGAAGTTTAAGGCCGTGTCTAAAGATTGGGATAAATGGATAGCTAGTCCCTTATTAATCCACCAACAAAGTTTTTCTTGCCAGAGTTTTTCGGGCTACATTTATCAAAATATGAGTGAATGGGATATGAATACTATGTTTTTATCTCTGGACCCTTCTACAATTGGAGTTCCCAGCCCAGCCCTTGATTTCTTGCCTGAAGTTGTCAAAATTCTAAGCTCTTGCAGCGGGTTGCTCCTTTGTCAGGGGTCAGAGAAGTATTATGTTTGCAATCCTGCAACTCAAGACTGGAAAACTCTCCCTCCTCCCCGGTACTATCATGGTGATGAACCGGCAATTGTTCTTGCATTTGAACCTTCTCTCCGTAACATTGAggcatattatcatgttatctGTGCATTTCCTATGCTTGATCAGCCAATCATCGGATTTGAGATTTACTCTTCAGAATCAAATACTTGGAGCTGCTCTTCTGCATACTGTTCTGATCTAGAAAATTCGTGTCTTGTTGGTGGGAGTTTGTTTATGAAGGGTGTTGCTTACTTCGAGACAAAATCAAACGAAGTATTGGCCTTTGATGTGAAAGAAGAGATCCCTGCAATTATGTCTTTACCTGCTCAAGTTGGGAGGCATGGATCCTTAACACAGATGGATGGTGAGCTGAGCTATGTTACTGCTTTTAATGAATGTGAAAATGTCTTCTTAATAGATATCTACCAAGGCATGGAAATGAGCCTGAAGCGCAGTGTTAGCATCAATCTTGGACCTGAGAGGGGTCTCACTTATGCGTGCAAGGTACTACCCTGTGTTAACAGTGATGCTGTGGCTATTCAGGTTCGCGAACACATATACTTGTATCACATCAGGGAGCAGAAAGTCGAGTCTATAGCAAGTCCAAACGCTATCGGTCCAGCCAAAAGGTTCCTGCCCTACATAAACAGCCTTGCTAATGCTACATTCAGTTGA